In one Micromonospora polyrhachis genomic region, the following are encoded:
- a CDS encoding DUF3152 domain-containing protein encodes MTHPHHPARSRPGAEPPAAPVPAFGWWLPIGPDPFRARRMRRRRRRTAVLAVLLIAAGLVGADLTRGGSPTRTPGRSTGDPTPLGRPTPLLGLPPFGSDLAGVPHNWPDPIDPSDAGSGVAPTGPVVGSAGPGGGPRDPGGEPGTGTGPPASGRPVSAPTADYPETGPGTFRYATGQPRVRGVAGPVRHYRVAVEDGTGQRAATFAAAVDVILGDSRGWTASRELRLRRVSGTSAADFTVYLATPATSERMCAAGGLQTERFTSCQVPGKVIINLARWLTGVPEYGAVLDVYRAYAVNHEVGHELGAGHEACPGEGRLAPVMQQQTYGLSGCRANGWPYPNGRRYAGPAVQ; translated from the coding sequence ATGACGCATCCGCATCATCCCGCTCGTAGTCGCCCGGGGGCCGAACCGCCGGCCGCGCCGGTGCCGGCCTTCGGGTGGTGGCTGCCGATCGGTCCGGACCCGTTCCGGGCCCGCCGGATGCGACGTCGCCGTCGACGTACGGCGGTGCTGGCCGTCTTGCTCATCGCCGCCGGCCTGGTCGGCGCAGACCTGACCCGGGGTGGGTCCCCGACCCGAACCCCGGGCCGGTCGACCGGTGATCCCACCCCGCTGGGTAGACCAACGCCGCTACTGGGCCTTCCGCCTTTCGGATCGGACCTCGCTGGCGTTCCGCACAACTGGCCCGACCCGATCGACCCGTCCGACGCCGGTTCCGGTGTCGCGCCCACCGGGCCTGTGGTCGGGTCCGCAGGTCCGGGCGGCGGACCTCGGGATCCCGGTGGCGAACCCGGCACCGGGACCGGTCCGCCAGCCTCGGGACGACCGGTGAGCGCCCCCACCGCCGACTACCCCGAGACCGGGCCGGGCACCTTCCGGTACGCCACCGGCCAGCCGCGGGTACGCGGCGTCGCCGGGCCGGTACGCCACTACCGGGTGGCGGTCGAGGACGGGACTGGCCAGCGGGCCGCGACCTTCGCGGCTGCGGTCGACGTGATCCTCGGCGATTCCCGGGGCTGGACCGCCTCCCGCGAGTTGCGGCTGCGCCGGGTTTCCGGCACTTCCGCCGCCGACTTCACCGTCTACCTCGCCACCCCGGCCACCTCGGAACGCATGTGTGCGGCCGGCGGGTTGCAGACCGAGCGGTTCACCTCATGCCAGGTGCCGGGCAAGGTGATCATCAACCTCGCCCGCTGGCTGACCGGAGTGCCGGAGTACGGCGCGGTGCTGGACGTCTACCGGGCGTATGCGGTCAACCACGAGGTGGGGCACGAACTCGGTGCGGGACACGAGGCGTGTCCGGGCGAGGGCCGGCTGGCACCGGTGATGCAACAACAGACGTACGGGTTGTCGGGGTGCCGGGCCAACGGCTGGCCGTACCCGAACGGCCGGCGGTATGCGGGCCCGGCGGTGCAATGA
- a CDS encoding glutamate-5-semialdehyde dehydrogenase, with protein sequence MSVTEQARRAREAASMLATATRSVKDGALHAMADALVARTPEILTANEADLAAGREAGLSTAVLDRLALSAERMAGIADALRQMAALPDPVGEVVRGSTLPNGLELRQIRVPFGVVGIIYEARPNVTVDAAGICLKSGNAALLRGSSSAVRSNAALVAVLRDAVAGAGLPADAVQLLDATSRDSVKELMRARGLVDVLIPRGGASLIRTVVEESTVPVIETGVGNCHVYVDAAADLQKAVAVTLNAKTQRLSTCNTAESLLVHADIADVFLPAVLAAFAEAGVTVHGDERVRAYSDAVVPVSEEDFGTEYLSADISAAVVDSLADAVGHIRRYGSGHTEAIVTDSAVAAREFVARVDSAAVMVNASTRFTDGGEFGFGAEIGISTQKLHARGPMGLPELTSTKYVVTGDGHIRT encoded by the coding sequence ATGAGCGTCACGGAGCAGGCGCGGCGGGCCCGCGAGGCGGCGAGCATGCTCGCCACGGCCACCCGTTCCGTCAAGGACGGCGCGCTGCACGCGATGGCCGACGCGCTGGTCGCCCGTACCCCGGAGATCCTGACCGCGAACGAGGCGGACCTGGCGGCGGGGCGCGAAGCCGGCCTGTCGACGGCGGTCCTGGACCGGCTGGCGCTGAGCGCCGAGCGGATGGCCGGGATCGCCGACGCGCTGCGGCAGATGGCGGCGCTGCCCGACCCGGTCGGCGAGGTGGTACGCGGTAGCACGCTGCCCAACGGCCTGGAGCTGCGGCAGATCCGGGTGCCGTTCGGGGTGGTCGGAATCATCTACGAGGCGCGGCCGAACGTGACCGTGGACGCGGCCGGCATCTGTCTCAAGTCCGGCAACGCGGCACTGCTACGCGGCTCGTCGTCGGCGGTCCGCTCCAACGCGGCGCTGGTGGCGGTGCTGCGCGACGCGGTGGCCGGGGCCGGTCTGCCGGCCGACGCCGTCCAACTGCTGGACGCCACGTCCCGCGACTCGGTCAAGGAGCTGATGCGGGCCCGAGGGCTGGTCGACGTGTTGATCCCGCGCGGCGGCGCGTCGCTGATCAGGACGGTGGTCGAGGAGTCGACCGTGCCGGTGATCGAGACCGGGGTGGGCAACTGCCACGTCTACGTGGACGCCGCCGCCGACCTGCAGAAGGCGGTGGCGGTCACCCTCAACGCCAAGACCCAGCGCCTGTCGACCTGCAACACGGCAGAGTCCCTGCTGGTGCACGCCGACATCGCCGACGTGTTCCTGCCGGCCGTGCTGGCCGCGTTCGCCGAGGCCGGCGTGACCGTGCACGGCGACGAGCGGGTGCGGGCCTACTCCGACGCGGTCGTGCCGGTGAGCGAGGAGGATTTCGGGACCGAATACCTCTCCGCGGACATCTCGGCCGCCGTCGTCGACTCGCTCGCCGACGCGGTCGGGCACATCCGGCGGTACGGATCAGGGCACACCGAGGCGATCGTCACCGACTCGGCGGTGGCTGCCCGGGAATTCGTGGCCCGGGTCGACTCGGCGGCGGTGATGGTCAACGCCTCCACCCGGTTCACCGACGGTGGCGAGTTCGGCTTCGGTGCCGAGATCGGCATCTCCACCCAGAAGCTGCACGCCCGGGGACCGATGGGCCTGCCGGAGCTGACCTCCACCAAGTACGTGGTGACCGGCGACGGGCACATTCGCACCTAG
- a CDS encoding DUF3152 domain-containing protein: MQKQPPTEPHSHSKPSAQRAARRHIRWSGLLAVVVLLLGGGAVLLSVTNRLPGGNDQAHDVAQPADHSGVPDTAPAPSTVATPTVATPTPTPSPELVLQLPGTVPGTGTGRFDYARTGGPVWGRSGTLQRFRVAVEQGANEDIEEFAAAVDRALGDPASWIGSGQLRLQRVPDGSRHDFTVYLATASTAGRMCQAGYVDIRLNGKPYTSCRAPGRVILNLDRWRKSVPHFVAAKVPLDRYRLYVVNHEVGHELGHGHERCPGAGRTAPVMMQQTLFLRGCVANPWPYVNGKRYAGPPL; this comes from the coding sequence ATGCAGAAGCAACCCCCTACCGAACCTCACTCCCATTCGAAACCATCGGCTCAGCGCGCCGCCCGGCGGCACATCCGGTGGAGCGGACTACTGGCCGTGGTCGTACTGCTCCTGGGCGGCGGAGCGGTCCTGCTCTCGGTGACCAACCGGCTTCCGGGCGGCAACGACCAGGCGCATGATGTGGCGCAACCGGCCGACCACAGCGGTGTGCCCGACACCGCCCCCGCCCCGTCCACTGTCGCCACTCCCACGGTCGCCACCCCGACGCCGACGCCAAGTCCCGAGTTGGTGCTTCAGCTCCCCGGAACGGTGCCTGGCACCGGGACCGGGCGATTCGACTACGCCCGGACCGGCGGGCCGGTGTGGGGGCGTTCCGGGACGTTGCAGCGGTTCCGGGTCGCGGTGGAACAGGGCGCGAACGAGGACATCGAGGAGTTCGCTGCGGCGGTCGACCGGGCGTTGGGTGATCCGGCCAGCTGGATCGGCAGCGGCCAGCTACGCCTGCAGCGGGTACCCGACGGGTCGCGTCACGACTTCACCGTCTACCTGGCCACCGCCAGCACCGCTGGCCGGATGTGCCAGGCCGGGTACGTGGACATCCGGCTGAACGGGAAGCCGTACACGTCCTGTCGAGCACCGGGCAGGGTGATCCTCAACCTGGACCGGTGGCGCAAGTCGGTGCCGCACTTCGTCGCCGCCAAGGTGCCGCTGGACCGCTACCGGCTGTACGTGGTGAACCACGAGGTCGGCCACGAGTTGGGCCACGGGCACGAGCGCTGCCCGGGGGCCGGTAGGACCGCTCCGGTCATGATGCAGCAGACCCTTTTCCTCCGGGGCTGTGTCGCCAATCCGTGGCCGTACGTGAACGGGAAGCGGTACGCCGGCCCACCGCTGTGA
- the moeZ gene encoding adenylyltransferase/sulfurtransferase MoeZ, with protein sequence MSLPPLVEPAAELTVDEIRRYSRHLIIPDVGVEGQKRLKNARVLCVGAGGLGSPALMYLAAAGVGTLGIIDFDIVDESNLQRQVIHGQSDIGRPKAESAAATVREINPLVDVVIHNTALDRDNVRDIFAQYDLIVDGTDNFATRYMVNDAAVLLGKPYVWGSIYRFDGQASVFWAEHGPCYRCLYPEPPPPGMVPSCAEGGVLGVLCASVGSIQVTEAIKLLTGVGEPLVGRLMVYDALEMSYRQIKVRKDPACALCGENPTVTDLLEDYDDFCGAVSPEAEAAVVDATITAQELKEWQDSGKDHFLVDVREPAEYEIVRIPGATLIPKGEILSGAALAQLPQDRQIVLHCKSGVRSAEALAALKAAGFRDAVHVQGGVLSWIKHIDPSLPAY encoded by the coding sequence GTGTCGCTGCCCCCACTCGTCGAGCCCGCCGCCGAGTTGACCGTCGACGAGATCCGCCGCTACTCGCGCCACCTGATCATCCCGGATGTCGGGGTCGAGGGGCAGAAGCGGCTGAAGAACGCCCGGGTGCTCTGTGTCGGGGCCGGTGGCCTCGGATCGCCCGCGCTGATGTACCTCGCCGCCGCCGGGGTCGGCACCCTGGGCATCATCGACTTCGACATCGTCGACGAGTCCAACCTCCAACGCCAGGTCATCCACGGCCAGTCCGACATCGGCCGGCCGAAGGCCGAGTCGGCGGCAGCGACCGTACGGGAGATCAACCCGTTGGTCGACGTGGTGATCCACAACACCGCGCTGGATCGGGACAACGTCCGGGACATCTTCGCCCAGTACGACCTGATCGTCGACGGGACGGACAATTTCGCCACCCGATACATGGTCAACGACGCGGCGGTGCTGCTCGGCAAGCCGTACGTCTGGGGGTCGATCTACCGGTTCGACGGTCAGGCGTCGGTGTTCTGGGCCGAGCACGGCCCCTGCTACCGCTGCCTCTACCCGGAGCCCCCGCCGCCGGGGATGGTGCCCTCCTGTGCCGAGGGCGGCGTGCTCGGTGTGCTCTGTGCCTCGGTCGGCTCGATCCAGGTCACCGAGGCGATCAAGCTGCTTACCGGCGTCGGCGAGCCGTTGGTCGGCCGGCTGATGGTCTACGACGCCCTGGAGATGTCGTACCGGCAGATCAAGGTCCGGAAGGATCCGGCCTGCGCGCTGTGCGGGGAGAACCCCACGGTCACCGACCTGCTGGAGGACTACGACGACTTCTGCGGCGCGGTCTCGCCGGAGGCCGAGGCGGCGGTGGTCGACGCCACCATCACCGCGCAGGAACTGAAGGAGTGGCAGGACAGCGGCAAGGACCATTTCCTGGTGGACGTCCGGGAGCCGGCCGAGTACGAGATCGTCCGCATCCCCGGGGCGACGCTGATCCCCAAGGGCGAGATCCTCTCCGGTGCGGCGCTGGCTCAGCTCCCTCAGGACCGGCAGATCGTGCTGCACTGCAAGTCCGGCGTACGCTCCGCCGAGGCGCTGGCCGCGCTCAAGGCGGCCGGGTTCCGCGACGCCGTACACGTCCAGGGCGGTGTGCTCTCTTGGATCAAGCACATCGATCCGTCGCTGCCCGCGTACTGA
- a CDS encoding DUF3107 domain-containing protein, whose translation MEVKIGVQYAPRELVMESAQSPAEIEQIVTEALSGASTLTLTDEKGRRVIVPVDKLAYVEIAEAAPRAVGFTVR comes from the coding sequence GTGGAGGTCAAGATCGGCGTGCAGTACGCGCCCCGCGAGCTGGTTATGGAGAGCGCGCAGTCACCGGCTGAGATCGAGCAGATCGTGACCGAGGCACTCTCCGGGGCCAGCACCCTGACCCTGACCGACGAAAAGGGCCGGCGGGTGATCGTGCCGGTCGACAAGCTCGCCTATGTCGAGATCGCCGAGGCGGCTCCGCGTGCGGTCGGGTTCACCGTTCGCTGA
- a CDS encoding TetR/AcrR family transcriptional regulator — protein MTAAGNGAQTAGRPTRLPRSARRKQLLAAAQEVFVAQGYHAAAMDDIAERAGVSKPVLYQHFPGKLELYLALLDTHCDAIVGKVHEAMQATNDNKERVSGAVRAYFDFVDHKSEAFRLVFESDLRNEPAVRERVERVEQGCIAAITDTIISDTGVNRPSAELLASGLVGAAETAAQFWLAGGRKVPKAEAEGLLTALAWRGIAGFPLQGESA, from the coding sequence ATGACGGCAGCGGGCAACGGTGCACAGACGGCCGGCCGACCCACTCGCCTGCCCCGATCGGCACGGCGCAAGCAGCTGCTGGCGGCGGCGCAGGAGGTGTTCGTCGCGCAGGGCTACCACGCTGCCGCGATGGACGACATCGCCGAGCGAGCCGGCGTTTCCAAGCCGGTGCTCTACCAGCACTTTCCCGGCAAGCTGGAACTGTATCTGGCACTCCTGGACACTCACTGCGACGCCATCGTGGGCAAGGTGCACGAGGCGATGCAGGCGACGAACGACAACAAGGAACGGGTCAGCGGGGCGGTCCGCGCCTACTTCGACTTCGTGGATCACAAGAGCGAGGCGTTCCGCCTGGTCTTCGAATCGGACCTGCGCAACGAGCCGGCGGTACGGGAGCGGGTCGAACGCGTCGAACAGGGATGCATCGCCGCCATCACGGATACCATCATTTCGGACACCGGTGTAAACCGGCCCAGTGCCGAGCTGCTGGCCTCCGGATTGGTCGGCGCGGCGGAGACGGCCGCCCAGTTCTGGCTCGCCGGAGGCCGCAAGGTCCCCAAGGCCGAGGCGGAGGGCCTGCTGACCGCGCTCGCCTGGCGTGGCATAGCGGGCTTCCCGTTGCAGGGCGAGTCAGCCTGA